Proteins from a genomic interval of Syngnathus acus chromosome 4, fSynAcu1.2, whole genome shotgun sequence:
- the kif1aa gene encoding kinesin-like protein KIF1A isoform X7: MSGASVKVAVRVRPFNSREMNKDSKCIIQMSGNTTTIINPKQAKDNKSFNFDYSYWSHTSPEDVNYASQMLVYKDIGEEMLLHAFEGYNVCIFAYGQTGAGKSYTMMGKQDVKDQQGIIPLLCEDLFTKINDNADNSMSYSVEVSYMEIYCERVRDLLNPKNKGNLRVREHPLMGPYVEDLSKLAVTSYNDIQDLMDSGNKARTVAATNMNETSSRSHAVFNIIFTQKRHDADSENTSEKVSKISLVDLAGSERADSTGAKGTRLKEGANINKSLTTLGKVISALAEVDSGSNKNKKKKKVENFIPYRDSVLTWLLRENLGGNSRTAMVAALSPADINYDETLSTLRYADRAKQIRCNAVINEDPNNRLVRELKEEVSRLKDLLLAQGLGDIIDMTNAMTGMSPSPSLSVLSSRAGSIASLHDRIMFSPANEEAIERLKETEKIIAELNETWEEKLRRTEAIRMEREALLAEMGVAMREDGGTVGVFSPKKTPHLVNLNEDPLMSECLLYYIKDGITRVGRVDAASRQDIVLSGHFIKDEHCTFTSSTGPQGETVVLEPCEGAETYVNGKRVTEATVLKSGNRIILGKSHVFRFNHPVQARAERERTPCVETPAEPVDWAFAQRELLDKQGIDMKQEMEQRLQELEDQYRKEREEANNLLEQQRLDYESKLEALQKQVDLYHPEAPEEEEEPEEEVQWSERERELAEWSFRRWRCYQFTSLRDLLWGNAIFLKEANAISVELKKKVQFQFVLLTDTLYSPLPPDLLPPDPGKDRERRIFPQTIVAVEVQDQKNGATHYWTLEKLRQRLDLMREMYDRAAEVPPATAVVSSTRSNVTADDSESATTGRDPFYDRFPWFRLVGRNPLFNTCMSERMSDPTPSPTPSASETTDSPQREARGGEDDQSEELDDDIFLDEPSSELVGEEDDDEDEEEEEERELCRGSSEGQDPFYDRSPLFSVVGRSFVYLSNLLYRVPLVHRVAVVSEKGDVKGFLRVAVQAISADEEAPDYGSGVRQSGTAKISFEDQQYEKFQSESCTAGLSRTGGSQEELRIVEGEGQSAETGPSADEVNNNTSGGDMDDVAVKSGPDGQVDVTAEHLKIGNIFTFRVTLLQASNIAAEYADIFCQFNFIHRHDEAFSTEPLKNPGRGPPLGFYHVQNIAVEVTKSFVDYISTQPIVFEVFGHYQKQAFLPLCKDVISPLRPCRRQFPRVMPLSKPVPATKLTAVARPQVGPCHCKYDLMVFFEICELEANGDYLPAVVDHRGGMPCHGTFLLHQGLQRRITVTIVHESGGDIEWRDVRELVVGRLRNTPECDESIVDPNILSLNILSAGYVRPLHDDRQFLDSDMPRTFYRFEAAWDSSMHNSLLLNRVTPYGEKIYMTLSAYLELEKCTQPAVVTKDVCMVFYSRDTKLSASRSIRNLFGTGSLRAADGNRVTGVYELSLCHLADAGSPGMQRRRRRVLDTSVAYVRGEENLAGWRPRSDSLILEHQWELDKLSLLQEVEKTKHFLLLREKLESTLLLAGQGAQQLVEEPGEPSPPTRVDLEVCAASDITTERQRELATKCLRLLTHSFDREYTHVCVSASESKISEMSVTTLRDSASISALNTITPSSTCPSLVEGCYDNAALRPPAPRSRAVSPSPEAQPDGEAKKCVGATTEGKPRIRRFVPDIQEIRVSPIVSKKGYLHFLEPHTNGWVKRYVVVRRPYVYIYNTERDAVERAILNLSSAQVEYSEDQQAMLKTPNTFAVCTEHRGILLQATSDKDMHDWLYAFNPLLAGTIRSKLSRRRVGQMRM, encoded by the exons AAGCAGGACGTCAAAGATCAACAAGGCATCATCCCGCTG cTTTGTGAAGACCTCTTTACCAAAATCAATGACAACGCAGACAACAGCATGTCCTACTCTGTGGAG GTGAGCTACATGGAAATCTACTGCGAGCGTGTGCGCGACCTTCTCAACCCCAAGAACAAAGGCAACCTGCGGGTACGCGAGCATCCGCTGATGGGGCCCTACGTGGAGGATCTGTCCAAGCTGGCCGTCACCTCCTACAATGACATTCAGGACTTGATGGACTCTGGCAACAAAGCCAG GACGGTGGCTGCTACCAACATGAACGAGACCAGCAGTCGCTCGCATGCCGTTTTTAACATCATCTTCACACAGAAACGCCACGACGCCGACAGCGAAAACACCTCTGAGAAG GTTAGTAAAATCAGTTTGGTGGATTTAGCAGGCAGCGAGAGAGCTGATTCCACTGGAGCCAAAGGGACCAGGCTGAAG GAAGGAGCCAACATCAACAAATCTCTAACCACATTGGGAAAAGTCATCTCCGCTTTGGCAGAAGTG GACTCTGGATCAAACAAG aacaaaaagaagaagaaagtggAAAATTTCATTCCTTATCGCGATTCGGTGCTGACTTGGCTGCTCCGAGAGAATCTCG GCGGCAACTCTCGCACAGCCATGGTGGCTGCTCTGAGCCCGGCGGACATCAACTATGACGAGACTCTCAGCACACTCAG GTATGCCGACCGCGCCAAACAAATCCGCTGCAACGCCGTCATCAACGAGGACCCCAACAACCGGCTGGTGCGCGAGTTGAAGGAGGAGGTGTCCCGCCTCAAAGACCTGCTCTTAGCCCAGGGCCTGGGGGACATCATCGACA TGACCAACGCCATGACGGGCATGAGTCCGTCGCCATCACTGTCAGTGCTTTCTAGCCGCGCCGGCTCCATCGCCAGCCTGCACGACCGCATCATGTTCAGCCCGGCCAACGAGGAGGCCATCGAGCGTCTGAAG GAAACTGAGAAAATCATCGCAGAGCTCAACGAGACGTGGGAAGAGAAACTTCGTCGGACTGAAGCCATTCGAATGGAACG AGAGGCCCTTCTAGCCGAAATGGGCGTGGCCATGCGCGAGGACGGCGGCACAGTCGGTGTCTTCTCCCCCAAGAAG ACGCCCCATCTGGTGAACCTGAACGAGGACCCTCTCATGTCCGAGTGCTTGCTCTACTACATCAAAGATGGAATCACCAG gGTGGGCCGCGTGGACGCCGCAAGCCGCCAGGACATCGTTCTAAGCGGCCACTTCATCAAGGATGAGCACTGCACTTTCACCAGCTCCACCGGCCCGCAAGGAGAAA CCGTTGTCCTGGAGCCCTGCGAAGGAGCCGAGACCTACGTCAACGGCAAGAGAGTGACGGAGGCCACAGTCCTTAAATCAG GAAATCGTATCATCCTGGGCAAGAGCCACGTGTTCCGTTTCAACCACCCCGTGCAGGCACGGGCCGAGAGGGAGAGGACCCCGTGCGTGGAGACCCCCGCGGAGCCCGTCGACTGGGCCTTTGCTCAGAGGGAGTTGCTGGACAAGCAAGGCATCGACATGAAGCAAGAGATGGAGCAGAG GCTGCAAGAGCTGGAGGATCAATATcgcaaagagagagaggaggctaACAACCTGCTGGAGCAGCAAAGACTG GATTATGAGAGCAAGCTGGAGGCTCTTCAGAAGCAGGTGGATCTTTATCACCCAGAAGCtcccgaggaagaggaggagccaGAAGAAGAAG TCCAGTGGAGCGAGCGTGAAAGAGAGCTAGCCGAGTGGAGCTTTCGCAGGTGGCGCTGCTACCAGTTCACCTCCCTGCGGGACCTCCTGTGGGGCAACGCCATCTTCCTCAAGGAGGCCAACGCCATCAGCGTGGAGCTCAAAAAGAAG GTTCAGTTCCAGTTCGTGCTGTTGACCGACACCCTCTATTCGCCGCTCCCGCCGGACCTGCTGCCGCCCGATCCCGGCAAAGACCGCGAGAGGCGAATCTTCCCGCAAACCATCGTGGCTGTGGAGGTGCAGGACCAGAAGAATGGAGCCACTCACTACTGGACACTCGAAAAACTCAG GCAAAGACTTGATCTGATGCGGGAGATGTACGACCGTGCCGCCGAGGTCCCCCCCGCCACTGCCGTTGTCTCCTCAACGCGTTCCAATGTCACCGCAGATGACAGTGAAAGCGCCACGACGGGCCGCGACCCTTTTTACGACCGCTTCCCGTGGTTCCGACTGGTGGGCAG AAATCCTCTTTTCAACACGTGCATGAGTGAGCGCATGAGCGACCCCACCCcgtcccccaccccctccgCCTCCGAGACCACCGACTCCCCTCAGCGGGAGGCTCGCGGCGGCGAGGACGACCAATCGGAGGAGCTGGACGATGATATCTTTTTGGATGAGCCGAGCTCGGAGctggtgggggaggaggatgatgatgaggatgaggaggaggaggaggagcgagAACTGTGCCGAGGCTCCAGCGAAGGCCAGGATCCCTTTTACGACCGCTCGCCATTATTCAGTGTAGTGGGAAG GTCATTCGTGTACTTGAGCAACCTGCTGTACCGCGTTCCCTTGGTTCACCGCGTGGCCGTCGTGAGCGAGAAGGGCGACGTGAAGGGCTTCCTCCGCGTGGCGGTGCAGGCCATATCGG CCGATGAGGAAGCGCCCGACTACGGCTCAGGGGTGCGACAGTCTGGCACTGCCAAGATCTCCTTTGAAGATCAACAATACGAAAAG TTTCAGTCAGAGTCCTGCACAGCCGGACTTTCCCGCACTGGAGGATCCCAGGAGGAGCTTCGTATTGTGGAGGGCGAGGGGCAGAGTGCTGAGACGGGACCTTCGGCCGATGAAGTCAACAATAACACAT CCGGTGGTGATATGGACGACGTAGCAGTGAAGTCGGGACCGGACGGCCAAGTGGACGTGACGGCGGAGCATCTGAAGATTGGGAACATTTTCACCTTCCGTGTGACTCTGCTACAAGCATCCAACATCGCCGCTGAGTATGCTGACATCTTCTGCCAGTTCAA TTTCATCCACCGACACGATGAAGCCTTCTCCACGGAACCCTTGAAGAACCCGGGCCGTGGACCCCCGCTGGGCTTTTACCACGTACAGAAT ATCGCCGTTGAAGTGACCAAATCGTTCGTGGACTACATCAGCACTCAGCCCATCGTGTTTGAGGTGTTTGGACACTACCAGAAACAAGCTTTCCTTCCTCTCTGTAAAGATGTCATCAG TCCACTGCGGCCCTGTAGGAGACAGTTCCCCCGTGTGATGCCTCTGTCTAAACCAG TTCCGGCCACCAAGCTGACGGCGGTGGCTCGCCCGCAAGTCGGACCGTGCCACTGCAAGTACGACCTGATGGTTTTCTTTGAGATCTGTGAGCTGGAAGCCAACGGAGA CTACCTCCCTGCTGTGGTGGACCACAGAGGAGGAATGCCTTGTCATGGCACTTTCCTCTTGCACCAG GGTCTCCAGAGGAGAATCACTGTCACTATCGTGCACGAGTCTGGCGGCGATATCGAATGGAGAGATGTGCGAGAGCTCGTTGTGG GGCGACTCCGCAACACCCCTGAATGTGACGAAAGTATCGTGGACCCCAACATTCTGTCCCTCAACATTTTGTCTGCCGGCTACGTCAGGCCCTTGCACGACGACAG acagtTTCTTGATTCGGACATGCCTAg GACGTTCTACCGCTTCGAGGCGGCGTGGGACAGCTCCATGCACAACTCCTTGCTCCTCAACAGAGTCACCCCCTATGGCGAGAAGATCTACATGACACTCTCGGCTTACTTGGAG ctggaGAAATGCACACAGCCGGCCGTGGTGACCAAAGATGTCTGCATGGTCTTCTACTCTCGCGACACCAAACTGTCCGCCTCGCGTTCCATTCGGAACCTTTTCGGCACCGGAAGCTTGAGAGCGGCCGATGG AAACCGAGTGACAGGCGTGTACGAGTTGAGCCTGTGCCACTTGGCGGACGCGGGGAGTCCGGGCATGCAGCGGCGCAGGCGGCGAGTGCTGGACACGTCGGTGGCGTACGTCCGCGGCGAGGAGAACCTGGCCGGTTGGCGGCCTCGCAGCGACAGCCTCATCCTCGAGCATCAATGGGAGCTAGACAAGCTCAGCTTGCTTCAAGAA GTGGAAAAGACCAAACATTTCCTGCTGCTGCGggagaagctggagtccaCCCTACTGCTGGCCGGTCAGGGGGCTCAGCAACTGGTGGAGGAACCAGGCGAGCCGTCTCCGCCCACCCGGGTTGATCTGGAAGTCTGCGCCGCATCAGACATCACCACTGAGAGGCAACGGGAGCTCGCCACCAAG TGTCTGCGGCTGCTCACTCACTCCTTCGACAGGGAATACACTCACGTGTGCGTCAGCGCCAGTGAAAGCAAG ATCTCAGAGATGTCCGTCACCACGCTGAGAGACTCGGCCTCCATCTCTGCCCTCAACACCATCACGCCCTCGTCCACCTGCCCTTCCCTGGTGGAGGGTTGCTATGACAACGCTGCTCTCAG acCTCCCGCTCCTCGCTCTCGCGCCGTCAGTCCGAGTCCCGAAGCGCAGCCGGACGGCGAAGCCAAGAAGTGCGTGGGCGCAACCACGGAAGGGAAACCTCGCATACGTCGATTTGTCCCCGACATCCAAGAGATCCGAGTCAG CCCTATTGTGTCCAAAAAGGGTTACCTGCACTTCCTGGAGCCGCACACCAACGGCTGGGTGAAGCGTTACGTGGTGGTGCGCCGGCCGTACGTCTACATCTACAACACGGAGCGCGACGCCGTCGAGCGCGCCATTCTCAACCTCTCCTCGGCGCAGGTCGAATACAGCGAAGACCAGCAGGCCATGCTCAAG ACCCCCAACACGTTTGCCGTGTGCACGGAGCACCGCGGAATATTGCTTCAAGCCACAAGTGACAAAGACATGCACGACTGGCTGTATGCCTTCAATCCTCTCCTGGCGGGGACTATCAG ATCCAAGTTGTCCAGAAGACGAGTGGGACAGATGAGGATGTGA
- the kif1aa gene encoding kinesin-like protein KIF1A isoform X1, whose product MSGASVKVAVRVRPFNSREMNKDSKCIIQMSGNTTTIINPKQAKDNKSFNFDYSYWSHTSPEDVNYASQMLVYKDIGEEMLLHAFEGYNVCIFAYGQTGAGKSYTMMGKQDVKDQQGIIPLLCEDLFTKINDNADNSMSYSVEVSYMEIYCERVRDLLNPKNKGNLRVREHPLMGPYVEDLSKLAVTSYNDIQDLMDSGNKARTVAATNMNETSSRSHAVFNIIFTQKRHDADSENTSEKVSKISLVDLAGSERADSTGAKGTRLKEGANINKSLTTLGKVISALAEVDSGSNKNKKKKKVENFIPYRDSVLTWLLRENLGGNSRTAMVAALSPADINYDETLSTLRYADRAKQIRCNAVINEDPNNRLVRELKEEVSRLKDLLLAQGLGDIIDTFRGTAAEIEGLKLTNAMTGMSPSPSLSVLSSRAGSIASLHDRIMFSPANEEAIERLKETEKIIAELNETWEEKLRRTEAIRMEREALLAEMGVAMREDGGTVGVFSPKKTPHLVNLNEDPLMSECLLYYIKDGITRVGRVDAASRQDIVLSGHFIKDEHCTFTSSTGPQGETVVLEPCEGAETYVNGKRVTEATVLKSGNRIILGKSHVFRFNHPVQARAERERTPCVETPAEPVDWAFAQRELLDKQGIDMKQEMEQRLQELEDQYRKEREEANNLLEQQRLDYESKLEALQKQVDLYHPEAPEEEEEPEEEVQWSERERELAEWSFRRWRCYQFTSLRDLLWGNAIFLKEANAISVELKKKVQFQFVLLTDTLYSPLPPDLLPPDPGKDRERRIFPQTIVAVEVQDQKNGATHYWTLEKLRQRLDLMREMYDRAAEVPPATAVVSSTRSNVTADDSESATTGRDPFYDRFPWFRLVGRNPLFNTCMSERMSDPTPSPTPSASETTDSPQREARGGEDDQSEELDDDIFLDEPSSELVGEEDDDEDEEEEEERELCRGSSEGQDPFYDRSPLFSVVGRSFVYLSNLLYRVPLVHRVAVVSEKGDVKGFLRVAVQAISGKTQQRAKSGIGCKWRRFRPPADEEAPDYGSGVRQSGTAKISFEDQQYEKFQSESCTAGLSRTGGSQEELRIVEGEGQSAETGPSADEVNNNTSGGDMDDVAVKSGPDGQVDVTAEHLKIGNIFTFRVTLLQASNIAAEYADIFCQFNFIHRHDEAFSTEPLKNPGRGPPLGFYHVQNIAVEVTKSFVDYISTQPIVFEVFGHYQKQAFLPLCKDVISPLRPCRRQFPRVMPLSKPVPATKLTAVARPQVGPCHCKYDLMVFFEICELEANGDYLPAVVDHRGGMPCHGTFLLHQGLQRRITVTIVHESGGDIEWRDVRELVVGRLRNTPECDESIVDPNILSLNILSAGYVRPLHDDRQFLDSDMPSISRRGLDPRTFYRFEAAWDSSMHNSLLLNRVTPYGEKIYMTLSAYLELEKCTQPAVVTKDVCMVFYSRDTKLSASRSIRNLFGTGSLRAADGNRVTGVYELSLCHLADAGSPGMQRRRRRVLDTSVAYVRGEENLAGWRPRSDSLILEHQWELDKLSLLQEVEKTKHFLLLREKLESTLLLAGQGAQQLVEEPGEPSPPTRVDLEVCAASDITTERQRELATKCLRLLTHSFDREYTHVCVSASESKISEMSVTTLRDSASISALNTITPSSTCPSLVEGCYDNAALRPPAPRSRAVSPSPEAQPDGEAKKCVGATTEGKPRIRRFVPDIQEIRVSPIVSKKGYLHFLEPHTNGWVKRYVVVRRPYVYIYNTERDAVERAILNLSSAQVEYSEDQQAMLKTPNTFAVCTEHRGILLQATSDKDMHDWLYAFNPLLAGTIRSKLSRRRVGQMRM is encoded by the exons AAGCAGGACGTCAAAGATCAACAAGGCATCATCCCGCTG cTTTGTGAAGACCTCTTTACCAAAATCAATGACAACGCAGACAACAGCATGTCCTACTCTGTGGAG GTGAGCTACATGGAAATCTACTGCGAGCGTGTGCGCGACCTTCTCAACCCCAAGAACAAAGGCAACCTGCGGGTACGCGAGCATCCGCTGATGGGGCCCTACGTGGAGGATCTGTCCAAGCTGGCCGTCACCTCCTACAATGACATTCAGGACTTGATGGACTCTGGCAACAAAGCCAG GACGGTGGCTGCTACCAACATGAACGAGACCAGCAGTCGCTCGCATGCCGTTTTTAACATCATCTTCACACAGAAACGCCACGACGCCGACAGCGAAAACACCTCTGAGAAG GTTAGTAAAATCAGTTTGGTGGATTTAGCAGGCAGCGAGAGAGCTGATTCCACTGGAGCCAAAGGGACCAGGCTGAAG GAAGGAGCCAACATCAACAAATCTCTAACCACATTGGGAAAAGTCATCTCCGCTTTGGCAGAAGTG GACTCTGGATCAAACAAG aacaaaaagaagaagaaagtggAAAATTTCATTCCTTATCGCGATTCGGTGCTGACTTGGCTGCTCCGAGAGAATCTCG GCGGCAACTCTCGCACAGCCATGGTGGCTGCTCTGAGCCCGGCGGACATCAACTATGACGAGACTCTCAGCACACTCAG GTATGCCGACCGCGCCAAACAAATCCGCTGCAACGCCGTCATCAACGAGGACCCCAACAACCGGCTGGTGCGCGAGTTGAAGGAGGAGGTGTCCCGCCTCAAAGACCTGCTCTTAGCCCAGGGCCTGGGGGACATCATCGACA CATTTCGAGGCACTGCTGCTGAGATTGAGGGTTTGAAAc TGACCAACGCCATGACGGGCATGAGTCCGTCGCCATCACTGTCAGTGCTTTCTAGCCGCGCCGGCTCCATCGCCAGCCTGCACGACCGCATCATGTTCAGCCCGGCCAACGAGGAGGCCATCGAGCGTCTGAAG GAAACTGAGAAAATCATCGCAGAGCTCAACGAGACGTGGGAAGAGAAACTTCGTCGGACTGAAGCCATTCGAATGGAACG AGAGGCCCTTCTAGCCGAAATGGGCGTGGCCATGCGCGAGGACGGCGGCACAGTCGGTGTCTTCTCCCCCAAGAAG ACGCCCCATCTGGTGAACCTGAACGAGGACCCTCTCATGTCCGAGTGCTTGCTCTACTACATCAAAGATGGAATCACCAG gGTGGGCCGCGTGGACGCCGCAAGCCGCCAGGACATCGTTCTAAGCGGCCACTTCATCAAGGATGAGCACTGCACTTTCACCAGCTCCACCGGCCCGCAAGGAGAAA CCGTTGTCCTGGAGCCCTGCGAAGGAGCCGAGACCTACGTCAACGGCAAGAGAGTGACGGAGGCCACAGTCCTTAAATCAG GAAATCGTATCATCCTGGGCAAGAGCCACGTGTTCCGTTTCAACCACCCCGTGCAGGCACGGGCCGAGAGGGAGAGGACCCCGTGCGTGGAGACCCCCGCGGAGCCCGTCGACTGGGCCTTTGCTCAGAGGGAGTTGCTGGACAAGCAAGGCATCGACATGAAGCAAGAGATGGAGCAGAG GCTGCAAGAGCTGGAGGATCAATATcgcaaagagagagaggaggctaACAACCTGCTGGAGCAGCAAAGACTG GATTATGAGAGCAAGCTGGAGGCTCTTCAGAAGCAGGTGGATCTTTATCACCCAGAAGCtcccgaggaagaggaggagccaGAAGAAGAAG TCCAGTGGAGCGAGCGTGAAAGAGAGCTAGCCGAGTGGAGCTTTCGCAGGTGGCGCTGCTACCAGTTCACCTCCCTGCGGGACCTCCTGTGGGGCAACGCCATCTTCCTCAAGGAGGCCAACGCCATCAGCGTGGAGCTCAAAAAGAAG GTTCAGTTCCAGTTCGTGCTGTTGACCGACACCCTCTATTCGCCGCTCCCGCCGGACCTGCTGCCGCCCGATCCCGGCAAAGACCGCGAGAGGCGAATCTTCCCGCAAACCATCGTGGCTGTGGAGGTGCAGGACCAGAAGAATGGAGCCACTCACTACTGGACACTCGAAAAACTCAG GCAAAGACTTGATCTGATGCGGGAGATGTACGACCGTGCCGCCGAGGTCCCCCCCGCCACTGCCGTTGTCTCCTCAACGCGTTCCAATGTCACCGCAGATGACAGTGAAAGCGCCACGACGGGCCGCGACCCTTTTTACGACCGCTTCCCGTGGTTCCGACTGGTGGGCAG AAATCCTCTTTTCAACACGTGCATGAGTGAGCGCATGAGCGACCCCACCCcgtcccccaccccctccgCCTCCGAGACCACCGACTCCCCTCAGCGGGAGGCTCGCGGCGGCGAGGACGACCAATCGGAGGAGCTGGACGATGATATCTTTTTGGATGAGCCGAGCTCGGAGctggtgggggaggaggatgatgatgaggatgaggaggaggaggaggagcgagAACTGTGCCGAGGCTCCAGCGAAGGCCAGGATCCCTTTTACGACCGCTCGCCATTATTCAGTGTAGTGGGAAG GTCATTCGTGTACTTGAGCAACCTGCTGTACCGCGTTCCCTTGGTTCACCGCGTGGCCGTCGTGAGCGAGAAGGGCGACGTGAAGGGCTTCCTCCGCGTGGCGGTGCAGGCCATATCGGGTAAGACTCAGCAACGGGCTAAAAGTGGGATTGGCTGTAAATGGCGTCGTTTCCGCCCTCCAGCCGATGAGGAAGCGCCCGACTACGGCTCAGGGGTGCGACAGTCTGGCACTGCCAAGATCTCCTTTGAAGATCAACAATACGAAAAG TTTCAGTCAGAGTCCTGCACAGCCGGACTTTCCCGCACTGGAGGATCCCAGGAGGAGCTTCGTATTGTGGAGGGCGAGGGGCAGAGTGCTGAGACGGGACCTTCGGCCGATGAAGTCAACAATAACACAT CCGGTGGTGATATGGACGACGTAGCAGTGAAGTCGGGACCGGACGGCCAAGTGGACGTGACGGCGGAGCATCTGAAGATTGGGAACATTTTCACCTTCCGTGTGACTCTGCTACAAGCATCCAACATCGCCGCTGAGTATGCTGACATCTTCTGCCAGTTCAA TTTCATCCACCGACACGATGAAGCCTTCTCCACGGAACCCTTGAAGAACCCGGGCCGTGGACCCCCGCTGGGCTTTTACCACGTACAGAAT ATCGCCGTTGAAGTGACCAAATCGTTCGTGGACTACATCAGCACTCAGCCCATCGTGTTTGAGGTGTTTGGACACTACCAGAAACAAGCTTTCCTTCCTCTCTGTAAAGATGTCATCAG TCCACTGCGGCCCTGTAGGAGACAGTTCCCCCGTGTGATGCCTCTGTCTAAACCAG TTCCGGCCACCAAGCTGACGGCGGTGGCTCGCCCGCAAGTCGGACCGTGCCACTGCAAGTACGACCTGATGGTTTTCTTTGAGATCTGTGAGCTGGAAGCCAACGGAGA CTACCTCCCTGCTGTGGTGGACCACAGAGGAGGAATGCCTTGTCATGGCACTTTCCTCTTGCACCAG GGTCTCCAGAGGAGAATCACTGTCACTATCGTGCACGAGTCTGGCGGCGATATCGAATGGAGAGATGTGCGAGAGCTCGTTGTGG GGCGACTCCGCAACACCCCTGAATGTGACGAAAGTATCGTGGACCCCAACATTCTGTCCCTCAACATTTTGTCTGCCGGCTACGTCAGGCCCTTGCACGACGACAG acagtTTCTTGATTCGGACATGCCTAg CATCTCCCGTCGGGGACTTGATCCGAG GACGTTCTACCGCTTCGAGGCGGCGTGGGACAGCTCCATGCACAACTCCTTGCTCCTCAACAGAGTCACCCCCTATGGCGAGAAGATCTACATGACACTCTCGGCTTACTTGGAG ctggaGAAATGCACACAGCCGGCCGTGGTGACCAAAGATGTCTGCATGGTCTTCTACTCTCGCGACACCAAACTGTCCGCCTCGCGTTCCATTCGGAACCTTTTCGGCACCGGAAGCTTGAGAGCGGCCGATGG AAACCGAGTGACAGGCGTGTACGAGTTGAGCCTGTGCCACTTGGCGGACGCGGGGAGTCCGGGCATGCAGCGGCGCAGGCGGCGAGTGCTGGACACGTCGGTGGCGTACGTCCGCGGCGAGGAGAACCTGGCCGGTTGGCGGCCTCGCAGCGACAGCCTCATCCTCGAGCATCAATGGGAGCTAGACAAGCTCAGCTTGCTTCAAGAA GTGGAAAAGACCAAACATTTCCTGCTGCTGCGggagaagctggagtccaCCCTACTGCTGGCCGGTCAGGGGGCTCAGCAACTGGTGGAGGAACCAGGCGAGCCGTCTCCGCCCACCCGGGTTGATCTGGAAGTCTGCGCCGCATCAGACATCACCACTGAGAGGCAACGGGAGCTCGCCACCAAG TGTCTGCGGCTGCTCACTCACTCCTTCGACAGGGAATACACTCACGTGTGCGTCAGCGCCAGTGAAAGCAAG ATCTCAGAGATGTCCGTCACCACGCTGAGAGACTCGGCCTCCATCTCTGCCCTCAACACCATCACGCCCTCGTCCACCTGCCCTTCCCTGGTGGAGGGTTGCTATGACAACGCTGCTCTCAG acCTCCCGCTCCTCGCTCTCGCGCCGTCAGTCCGAGTCCCGAAGCGCAGCCGGACGGCGAAGCCAAGAAGTGCGTGGGCGCAACCACGGAAGGGAAACCTCGCATACGTCGATTTGTCCCCGACATCCAAGAGATCCGAGTCAG CCCTATTGTGTCCAAAAAGGGTTACCTGCACTTCCTGGAGCCGCACACCAACGGCTGGGTGAAGCGTTACGTGGTGGTGCGCCGGCCGTACGTCTACATCTACAACACGGAGCGCGACGCCGTCGAGCGCGCCATTCTCAACCTCTCCTCGGCGCAGGTCGAATACAGCGAAGACCAGCAGGCCATGCTCAAG ACCCCCAACACGTTTGCCGTGTGCACGGAGCACCGCGGAATATTGCTTCAAGCCACAAGTGACAAAGACATGCACGACTGGCTGTATGCCTTCAATCCTCTCCTGGCGGGGACTATCAG ATCCAAGTTGTCCAGAAGACGAGTGGGACAGATGAGGATGTGA